A window of Candidatus Krumholzibacteriota bacterium genomic DNA:
TGAAACCCCCTGTGCCGCCTCCGCGGCGCGGACGCCGCGCCGCCGGGTGTCATGGTATCGCACGGCGGCGCGGGAGCGAAACAGAATTATGCCGGCGCGGCCCGCCGCGGCCGCATTGTCGCTTGGCTTCCCGGGATCGCCGCGCTACACTCCCGCCTGAATGCGCCGGGGCGGCGGACGCACGGTCCTGCCCGCGGCGGGCAAAATCCGACCGGTGGGAGGAGCATGGGAGCGCGGACGTTCCTGGACAGGTGGATCGGCGAGACGCTGCGCCGCAAGGCGGTGCGGCAGCTCGGCCTCATCTATTCGAGCCGCATGGTGACGGCCGTCCTGCGTTTTCTGGCGGGAGTCGTCGTCATGCGCACGCTCGGTCCGGGTCCCTTCGGGCAGCTCACGCTCGCCGCCGTCATGATGGCGATCTACGGCCGCCTCCTCGAGCTCGGCCTCACCACCACGATGGTCCGCAAGCTCTCCTACCACCTCTCCGGCGGCGAGGAGGAGCGGGCCTTCGCCCTCTTCCGGCGGGTCTACGTCCTGCGCTTCGTCTTCTCGGGCGGCTTCATCGCCGTCGGCTGGTTCATCTCGCCCTTCATCGCCGAACATTTCTTCCACGACGCGGTGCTCGTCCTGCCGCTCCGGCTGGCCGCCTTCGGCGGGTTCGTCTACAACGTGTGGGTGCACGCCGAGGGGGCGCTCCGGGCGATCGAGCGCTTCAAGGCGCTCGCGATCAGCAACGCCGTCACCCATGTCGTCCGGACGGGCGCGATCCTGCTTCTCGCCCGCGCGGCCGTCCTCGGCGTCGAGAACGTCCTCCTCATCAACATCCTGCAGATCTTCCTCGGCTTCGTCATCGCCGCGCTCATCCTGCCGCGGCGGTTCTACACGGCCCCCGCCGGGGAGAGGTACCCGCTGGGGGAGATCTTCTCCTACAGCCGCTGGCTCTTCCTCTTCTCCGTCCTCTTCATGCTCTTCGACCGCCTCGACGTGCTGATGCTCGGCTTCTTCCGCCAGGCGGCCGAGGTGGGGATCTACTCGGTGGCCTTCCGGCTGATCATGCCCCTCGAGCTTTTGCCGGAGACCTTCAACACCGTCTTCCTGCCGAAGGTCTCGCGTTTCCGCCGCCGCGAGGAGATCTCGCGCTACTTCCGCGACACGCTGAAGGTGACCGGGCTCGTCGCCGCCGTCTGCGTCCTGCTCATCCTCTTCGCGAAACCGCTGATCCTCCTCGTGCTCGGCGAACGGTTCCTCCCCTCGGTGAAGCTCTTCCAGATCCTCGTCGGGGCCTTCATCCTCCTGACGATGATCAACCCGATCAACCTCGTCGGCCACTCGCTGAACCGGCCGCAGCTCTTCGCGATCATGGCGGGGATCAACCTTTTGCTCAACTTCGTGGGGAACATCCTCTTCATCCCCCGTTACGGGGCGCTCGGGGCGGCGGTCGTCACCCTCTTCTCGCGCGTGCTCGGCGGGCTGATCGGGCTCGTCATCCTCAAGCACTATCTCGACCGGTGGGAGGGCGCGTTGCCGAACGACGCGCCGCCCGCCGCCGGCGAGCCGCCCCTCGGCGGCGACGGGTCTCCGCCGCCGGCCGGCGAGGACGACGGACCGGGGGAGGGCGGCAGATGAAGGTCCTCTGCGTGACCAATCTCTTTCCCGACGCCTCCCGTCCCGGACTCGCCCCCTTCAACCGCCAGCAGTTCCTTCATCTCGCCGCATCGCACGAGCTCGCCGTCGTCTCGCCCGTGCCCTGGCCCCACCGCCTGCGTTTCGCCCTCGCCGGGCGGGCGCCCCGGCCGACCGCGGAGACGGCGGCCTCGATGAGCGTCGTCTATCCCACGTACTGGTACGCGCCGAAGGCGATGCGGCGCTTCTACGGCCGCTGGTACGAGCGGGCGATCGCCGGGCCCTTCCGGCAAATCGCCGCCTCGCTCCGCCCCGACATCGTCTACGCGACCTGGGCCTACCCGGACTGCTGGGCGGCCGCGCGACTCGCCGCCGGGGCGGGCCTGCCGCTCGTCTCGCGGCTGCACGGCACCGACGTCAACCAGGGGCTCGAGAGCCGGGCGCGCCGCCCGTTCGTCCTCGAGGCGATGCGCGCCTCGAGCCGCATCGTCGCGGTGAGCGCGGCCCTCCGGCAAACCCTCGTCGAGGCGGGGATCGACGGGTCCAGGATCGCCGTCGTCATGAACGGGATCGACACGGCGCTCTTCCGGCCCCGCGACCGGAGCGGCGAGCGGCGCCGGCTCGGGCTCCGGTTCGACGCGCGGATCGTCCTCTACGCGGGCAACTTCAAGGCGATCAAGGGAGTGCCCGTCCTCGTCGAGGCCTTCGCCCGCGCGGCGGTGCCCGGGGCCGAGCTGCACCTCGTCGGCGACGGCCCGCAGGAGAGACTCCTGCGCGGTCTCGCGCGGCGGGCGGGGATCGCCGGAAGCGTCTTCTTCCACGGGCGGGCGCCGCACGAGCGCGTGGCGTCGTTCATGGGCGCCGCCGACCTCTTCTGCCTGCCGAGCCTCGCCGAGGGCACGCCGAACGTCGTCCTCGAGGCCCTCGCCTGCGGCCTGCCCGTCGTCGCCACCGACACGGGGGGAACCCCGGAGATTCTCGCCCCCGAAAACGGTATTCTCGTTCCCCCGGGAGCGGCCGAGGCGCTCGCCGGCGCGATCGTCGACGGCCTCGGGCGCGGGTGGGACCGCGCGCGGATCGTGTCGCCGGCCGGTTCCTGGGAAGAGAACGCCCGGCGGATCTCGGTTCTCTTCGCCGAGGCGGCCGCCGGGGAAGGGCGGGTGGAATGACGATTGCACACCACCATGACGGCAACGAGGCCCCGGGCGCAGCACGGAACGCGCACCGCCGGAATACGAGACCCGGGGACACGCATCGAGGATCGATCGGACATCACCGGAAACGACCGGCCGCGGCGGGCGCGAGGGTGCCGAAGCAAAATGGGTGTATCGCCCTCTGGACTTTGCCCGCCGAACGTTGCAATTTGGTAGGGACCGGGCGGCACCTCGCAAACGTTGACTTCCCTCCGCGATGACGATACATTGCATCCGGGGGTGACAGGGGAGAGAGATGAAACGGCTCCACACCGCATTGCTCGTCATCGGTCTGCTCGTATCCGGAAGCGCTCTCGCCGGCGCGCAGGAGCCGCTCCACTACGACGTCAGCTGGTATCCCGTCTCCGATCCGAACGTGGCTGAGGTGCTCGTCTACCGTTCCCTCACCGGGACGGCGGGCGACTGGAACGAGATCGCGGCGGTCTCGCCGGCGGATTCCGTCTACACCGACGCCGTCGGCCTCGACTACGGCACGATCTACTACTACAGCTTCCGCACACGCGACGCCATCGGGACGATGAGCGGATTCTCCGGCATCCTCACCGGGCTCTCCCTCGACGAGGACTCGCCGGCCGGCGTGGCGGACTACTGCGTCGTCGACTCCGTCTCGATCGTCGACGCCACGACGGCCGTCGTCCACTGGTCGACCGCCTGGCCGACGACGGGACGGGTCAAGTACTGGGCGATGGGCTCGAGCGCCGTGTCGGAGAGCGACCGCGACGAAACCCTCGCCACGACCCATGCGACCACGCTCGCCGGACTCGAGGCGAACCGGGTCTACTTCGTCAAGGCCCTCTCGCACGACGCCGCGGCGGGCGGCCTCGTCGTTTCCGTCGCTGCCACCTTCACGAGCAACGATCTTCCCGGCCAGGTCCATTTCCTCGCGAGCGGCACCGGCGTGACCGTGCCCGAGGGGGGCACGGCCTCCTTCGGCCTCTCCCTGAGCGCGCCGCCCCCGGGACCGGTGACCGTCGGGATCGCCCGCGTCGCGGGCGACGCGGACATCGACGTCGAGACGGCCAGCCGGACGGTGACCTTCGACGGCGCCGACTGGGCCGTGGAGAAGCCGATCGTCCTCACGGCCGACGGGGACGTCGACGCCGAGGACGGCGTCGCATGGATCGTCGTCTCCTGCATCGCGGGTGCCTCGATCCCCGATCTCGTCGTCGAGGCCGTCGAGAACGACCAGGGGACGGGCGGCAACCCGAACGGCGATCTCGCCGCGGGGCATATCGCGATCTACCCGATCCCCTTCCAGCCCGCCGCCGGGTTGCTGAACGTGGCGAACCTCCCCGATGCGGGCATCCTCGAGATCTACGACCTCGCCGGGCGCATGGTCTGGGACGCCGCCTGGAGCGGAAACACTTTCCTCGAGTGGGACGGCCGCAACAACAGCGCGGTGGACGTCGCGAGCGGCCGCTACTTCGTGCTGGTCAAGGAGGACTCGGGTCTCGTCGTCGACAAGCGCGTGATCCTCGTCGTCCGCTGACCGGTCTCGCAGGGCTCCGCCGGATGTTCCCTCACCCGCAGCCGGCGATCGCCGGGGGCCTGAGCAGGTAGTCGAACAGTTCCTCGACGGGCTCGTCGCGGCCGTCGTTGAATGCGTAGACGACGTTCGCCATCTCGCGCGCCGTCACGTAGTGGAGATCGATCCCCCGCGCGGCGCATTCCTCCTCGACGGCCTGGAACCCGGCGGCGAGTTCGCCGGTCACCGCCGCGAAGTCCCGCGGCTTCACCCCGTGCGTGTGGATCTTGACGAAGACGGTCTCCTCGCGGCCGCGCACCGAGACGCCCGCGTCGATCCAGAGCCGGACGCGGTCGCGCCTGATCGGGTTGCGCCCGTTGACGTCGCCGTTCTCGAGCCGGGGCAGGATGCCGCGCCGCCGCCGCCAGTTGAGCGCGAGCGGTCCCTGGACGAGGAGGAGGTCGCCCGCGCCGCGGTTGCCGAAGACCACCTCGCGGCCGCGGTCGTGCGACTTGGGGCGCGCCGGATCGTCGTCGGCGAAGTAGATCGCGTTGACGGTCCTGGTCTGGCAGTCGGCCGGCGCGCTGGGCATCGTGAAATCGGCGTAGCACCCCGTCTCGCGCAGCAGCGTGATCTCGTCGTTTAGGCCGCACCAGCGGCCATCGCGGCGCGAGTTGTCGAGCGCCCAGTTGCCGTGGACGAAGCCATACCGCAGTGTGCCGTCCAGGTCGCGGCAGAGGAGGCCGTGATCCTCGAGACGCCGCGTGAAGCGCCCGATCTTCCCGACGAACGCCGGGCCCGTGTCGCGGTCGTGGTGGATGTGCACCTCGACCTCGCCGAAGCCGCGCCCGCAGTGGGCGGCGAGGAGCTCGATCGTGCCGGCGAGGTACTGCTCCTCGGGAAAGAAGTAGGTGTGGCGCGGCGGGCGTCCGCCGGCGTCCCGCCGGCCGCGGCACGCCTCCTCGTAGGCCCCGATCCACGCGCGAACGCGGTCGAACTGGAGGCTCGCCGGGTCGTCCGGGCGCTGTGCCGGCTCGAAGTGGTCGGCGAAGGCGAAAAGCAGGCGGCGCGGCGGGGTCCGCCGCCGCAGGAACCGCCGGCCGAGGAGCCCCGGCAGCCAGATGTGCGCATCCCTGAGCATCGCTCCTCCTAGAGCATCACGAGCACCTTGACCAGGCCGACGAGCCCCACCGTCAAGGCCGATACCGCGATCGCCGTCCGGCGGTCGAGAAAGGCGATGGTGAAACCATGCTCCTCGCTCGCGAAGCGCGAGAGGAGCGCGGAGACGGCGATGACGACGTAGAGGACGCTGTTGTAGGTCCGCGAGAGGAAGAACGCCGCCGCGAAGAAGCCGGCGATCGACAGGAGCATCGCCTCGGCGTAGACGCCGTACCGCGTGCCGGGGGCCCGACGGAGCAGCGAGCGCATCTCGTCGAAGGAGGTGAAGATCATCAGCAGCCACACGAAGAGGCCGGCGAGGCCCAGCTCGGCCATGCAGAGGACCACCGAGTTGTGCGCGGTGAGGTGGTGGTACTCGGTGAAGCTGTTGTAGCCGATCCCGAGGATCGGCCGCCAGAAGAAGAGGTTGAGCCCCGTGGCCCACGCGTCGATCCGTCCGCTCGCCGAGGCCTCCTCGGGCGAGACGTCGGCGAGACGGCTCGGACCGGCGGCGAACATCGCCGCGGCGACGAGGAGGCCGATGAGGAGTCCCTTCCACGCGCCGAGCCGCCGCACGAGAAAGACGACGAAGACGACAATCAGCCCGAGGGCCGTGCCGCGGGAGTTGGTGAGATAGAGGGCGTAGACGAGCACGACGAACGCCGGCGCCCACGCGAGCCGCCAGACGGCGGAGATCGCCGGCCGCGTCATCTTGACGAGGGCGAACGGCGTGAAGGTGAGCAGGGCGAGGCCGAGGTCGTTCGGGTCGGCGAAGATGCCGATCCAGCGGATCCTGTTGCCCTCGATCGGCGTCTGCCCGGCGATGTCCGTGCCGTTGTAGTACTGGAAGATCCCGTTGACCGCCAGCATGAGCGTCATGACGAAGAGCATCGTGAAGACCGTCCGCAACTGGTCGAAGGAGCCGACGAGGGCGATGATCATGAAGAAGAGGATGAAGACGGGCAGAAAGCTCGAGAAGGCCTCCTTCGCGCCGAAGAGGTAGAAGCGCTGGAGCTGCGAGAGCGGGATGATGATGAAGAAGACGAGCATGAAGACGCTCTGGCGGAGCCGGAATCCCGTGAAGGGCCGTCGCTGGATGATCGTGTGGAGGATGAAGACGCCGAGGACGAGCAGCGAGATCGCCAGCATGATCGGCATCCCCTGCAGGGCGGGCACGAACTCCTGCGGCCGCAGGTAGACCATCGCGAGGTAGGCGAGCAGTCCCCAGAAGGGCTTGAAGAAGACGAGAACGGCGACGAGCATCGCGCCGAAGGCCGCGAGCGCGACCTTGACGGAGGCCAGGAGCATCAGTATAGTCGCCAGCGCGAGGATGGCGGCGAGCGCGGGAATGATGACGCGGTTACTCATCGAGTGCGGATTGTAGAAGATTCACCGGCGGACAACAACGTCTTTTCCCAGTGGGCGGCGGGCGGCGCGGCCGCGGGAACGGCGCGGTGCGCGGGCGGTCGCCGGGCGGCATTCTTCTTGCAGCGTTCCCGGTCGGACCGGCGAGCCGCCGGCCGCGGGAAGGGCGGGAAACGATGACGCAGGAACGGCATTTCTTTTTCAGGACGGACGGCACGCCGCTGTTCGCCACGCTGCACCTCCCTGCGGGCGGCGCGGCCGGACGCACCGCGCTCGTCGTGTGCGATTCCCTTTTCGAGGAGAAGTACTGGTGCGAGCGGGTCTTCGCCAACCTCGGCCGCGCGGCCGCGGCGGCGGGGGCGGCGACGCTCCTCTTCGATTACGCCGGCTACGGGAACAGCGCCGGGGAGCCGATCGACGTGGATCCCGCGAGCCTCGTGCGCGACGCGGCGGACGCCTGCCGGTTCGCGCGCGACCTGGGCGCCTCCCGGATCGTTTTCCTCGGCATCCGCTGGGGGGCCGCCGTGGCCTCGGCCGCGGCCGGCGTCGCCGGCGCCGACGCGCTCGTTCTCGTCCAGCCGATCCGCGACTGGTCGCCGGAGCTGATGAAGGCGCTCCGCGCCAACGTCGCCGGCCAGTACGCCATCTTCCGGAAGACGGTGATGACGCGCGAGCAGATCATCGGGGAACTGGCCGCCGGCGGCGCCTGCGAGCACGGCGGCTACCACATGAACAACGTCGAGGGCTATCTCTTCTCTCACCGGTTCGTCGAGGGGGCGCGCGAAATGACGCTGCCCGCGACCACCGGCACGGACATTCCCGTCACGATCGTCCGCATCCCCGAGAAGGCCGGCGCCCCCGTCCGCGACGACGGCCTCGCCGACGCGATCCGCGCGGGGGGCGCGACCTGCGAGGAGATCGTCATCCCCGACGACAACGCCTTCTGGATAAACAACCGCATCTTCACCTCCCGGGCGCCGGGTTTCGTCGAGGCGATCGTCTCGCGGCTCGCCGGCGGCGGACGCGGGGAAGCGGGCGCGCCGGCGACCGGCGACGCACGCCCGGCCGGCGGCGGTCCGAAGGAGCAAGAGCGGGCGGACGCGCCCGCGGTCGTCGCCATGGCGGGCGACGATCTTCCCGGCGCAGCCGATGCGGTCACGATCGGCGGCGTCCGCGAGGAGGCCGTCGTTCTGGACGGCGGCGAAACGGGGCCGGTGGCGGGCGTCATGTACCGCCCCGACGGGGCTGCGCGGGAGACGGGCGTCGTCTTCACGCACGGCGGGCTGATCGGGATGAACGGCGCGTTCCGCTTCAACACGCGCGCGGCCCGGCGCCTCGCCGCGGCGGGATTCCCCTGCCTCTGCGCCGACACGCACGGCGTGGGCCGCTCGGGCTCGCGGCTCGGGAACGTCGAGCAGCGCGTCCTCTTCCGGTGGATCTGCAACGGCCTCTTCGCCGACGACGTCGTCGCCGCGGCGCGCCTCCTGCGCGAGCGTTCCGGCGCAAGGCGGATCGCCGCGGTCGGCGTCTGCGGCGGCGCGATCACCAACCTCATCGCGCAGAGCCGGTCGGCGGAGATCGACGACTCGGTGCTCCTCTCGATCCCCGTGATGCTGCCGAGCCTGCGCTACGGCGAGGTGCGGATGAGCGAGGGGTACGCGCGCTTCTATCTCGGGCTCTACCTCCGGAAGATCTTCAACCTCCGCGCGTGGTGGCGGTTCCTGACCTTCCGGAGCGAGTACGACAAGATCTTCGCCGCGCTCGGCGGCTTCCTCGCCGGTCTCAGCCGGCGCATCGGCGGATCGGCCAACCGGCGGCCGGCGCCCCCCCCCGCGAAGCCGGCCGCGAAAAGCGGCCTCAGCGTCACCGTGCCCGGCGCCGGGGAGGACATGTCCTTCAACGACGACTTCCTCCGCGCCTACCGGGCGATCGTCGGCCGGGGCGGGCAAATCGACTTCGTCTTCGGCGAGCACGACAACTTCCGGTGGGAGTTCGAGAGCGAGTTCCTCGCGCGGATGCCGGGGGAGATCGAGCGCGGGCGCGGGCTCGTCACGATCGAGTCGATCGAGCACGCGAACCACATGTACACGCTGCGCGAGTGGCAGGACGAGATCGTCAGGCGCTGCGCGGCGCGCTTCTCCGGCGGCGACTGAGCCGCCGCGTCACCGCATCGTCACCGCCACGCCACCGTTCCGTCACCCCGTCATTCCATTCCCTTCGCGCCCCTCTCGAGACGCGCGCGCACTCCCTCCACGACCGCCGGATCGGAGCGCTCCTCGAGGCGTTCGATCGCCTCGTCGCGGTCGAGGTAGCCGGCGCGCACGAGCCCGGCCAGCTCGAAGGCGTAGGGGTGGTAGGAGAATCGCTCGCGGTGCCGCTCGATGCCGAGCGCGTTGAGCAGGCAGTTCGTGGAGTTGGGATCGGTGTCGTCCGGCTTCCGCCAGCCGAGCCGCCGGATCTCCTCGAGGATCCCCGCCTCGTCGTACTCGAGGAAGGCGAGCGGGCTCACGTTGTGCGGGAAGCGCTCGGGGCGGGCGAAGTGCTCCTCGGTGAGGAAGTAGTTCTCGATCCCCGAGCCGACGATGGCCGACATCGGTCCGACGAACTGCTCCTGCATCCCCCGGATCATCGACGGGTTGTTCAGGAAGATCGAGGCCTCGACCGGCGCCTGTCCCGGCGACCAGCCGTACACGATGAAGGGGATGTCCCCCTCGATCGCGCGCCGGAGGGCGATGAACTTGACGAGCCCCATGCAGGAGGTGCAGATCGTGCTCGCCCGCTCGAGCCCCTTGCGCGAGTAGATGTCCTCGTCGGCGCAGTGCAGGAAGAGCTTCGAGAGGAGGTCGAACCGTGGCTTGTGGATGACGAGGTCGACGCCGAGCCCCTCGACGACCGCCCGGATGTTCTCCAGCGATCGCGGGGAGATGAAGCCGTTGTCCATCGTCAAGGCCAGGATCGAGAGCCCGTAGCGCTCGCGCAGGACCGCCATCGTGTAGGTGGAGTCCTTGCCGCCGCTGTAGGCCATGATCGCGTCGTACCCGCCGGTCCGCCTGCGCTCCTCGAGGAGCTTCTCGAACTTGCCGCGGTACTTCGTCATCGATTTCCCGAGCCGCTCCGCTCCCTTGAAGAGGTGGCAGAAGTTGCAGACGCCCTCCTCGTCGAAACGGATGCCGGGATAGGTCTCGGGGAGCACGCACCTCGTGCAGCGTTTCATCGGTTTCGTCCCTTTCCGCCTCCGTCAGATCCCCAGGTCGGGGACCGGCGGGAGGCTGCGCAGATGCTTCGTGGCTTCGCGCTTGCGTTCGAGATCCTTCCAGGCGCGCGCCGCCTGCCCGGCCTCGAGGCCGAGGGCGGCCGCCGCCTCCTCCACCGTGTGGCCGTGCTCCATCGCGTAGAGGAGCAGGTCCACCTGGTCGTAGGAGAGGCAGAAGTAGAAGTCCTTGTCGCTCACCGGGAGGCTGTAGGTGTCGGGGCTCGGCGTGCGGGCGAGGACGTCGGCGGGAACGCCGAGATGGCGGCCGATCTCGAAGACCTGGCTCTTGTAGAGGTCGGTGAGCGGCTCGATGTCGACGCCGCCGTCGCCGAACTTGACGAAGAATCCCTGCGCCGTCTCGGCGCGGTTGGTCGTGCCGCAGACGATGAAGTAGCGCCGCTCCGCCTCGTAGTAGAGCTGCGTCATCCGGAGCCGCTGCTTGATGTCGTTCGCGGCCATCATCTCGAGGTAGTCGTCGCGCGAGAGCCGCGCAGAGCGGATCCCGCCGTCGCCGCCGTCCACCTCGAGCCGGTAGGCGCTGATGCGGTCGCGCTCGAGCAGGTCCTGCGGCAAAACGAGACGGAAGCGGTAGCCGTCGGCGACGTCGGGGAAGTAGCGCCGCACGACGGCGTCGCGTTTCTCGTAGACGCCGAAGGTCTCGAGGGCGGCGGTGATCTCGAACTCGCTGTGTTCGATGCCGAGGCTCTCGATCACCTGGAGGGCGAAGCGCCGGCTGTCGGGGCTCGAGTCGCGTTCGGGCAGGATCACGCCGTGGACGCGCTCCGCGCCGAGGGCGCGCACGGAGAGGGCCGCGGCGACGGCGGAGTCGATGCCCCCGCTCACCCCGATGACGATCCCCTTGCGGCGGAAGGTGTTCTTGACCGCGTCCCTGATGAATGCCTCGATCTTCCCGGCCGTCGCGGCCGCGTCGATCCGGAGTACGCCGGCGTCGATCGCCATGATTTGTTCCTTTCCCGCCCGGCCGCGGCCGGGCGCCCTTACGCGAGTCCCTTCGTCGTGATCTTGCCCGTCGTCGTCTTCGGGAGCGCGTCCCTGAATTCGACGATCGACGGGATCATGAAATCCTCGAGGTGCGCCTTGCAGTGGGCGAGCACGTCCTTCTCGCCGATCGCCGAGCCCTCGCGGCGGACGACGAAGAGCTTGATCGCCTCGCCGAGGATCTCGTCGGGCACGCCGACGACGGCCGCCTCGACGACTCCCTCCATCGCGTAGACGACCCCCTCGATCTCCTTCGGGCTCACCTTCTCGCCACGGCTCTTGATGATGTCGTCGCGGCGCGAGACGAAGTAGAGGAACCCCTCCTCGTCCATCCGGAAGAGGTCGCCCGTGTAGAGCACCTTCTCCCACGGCCATTTCCCCGGGCGGAGCCGCGCCGCGGTCTCCTCGGGGAGCTCCCAGTAGCCCTGCATCACGTTGGCGCCGCGGACGACGAGCTCGCCGATCCTGTCCGGCTCCTCGATTTTCTCGCCCGCCTCGTCGACGAGCCACACCTGCTCGTTCGGCATCCCGCGGCCCACCGATTCCGGGCGGCGGTCGAGCTCCGCCGGCGGGAGAAAGGAGACGCGCTTGCACTCGGTGAGGCCGTACATCGAGTAGATGTCCGCGCCGGGAAAGAGTCCGCGCAGGCCGGTGATGTGGCTGACCGGCAGGGCGGCCGCCGTGTTGGTGATGTAGCGCAGGTCGGGGAACGCCTCGTTGCGGATCTCCTCCATCTGGAGGAGGATCGCCGAGATCGTCGGGACGATCGGGAAGCCGGTCGCGCGCTCCTCGCGGAGCAGGTTGACGACGGCCCACGGGTAGAGGAATGACCGCTCGAGTATCAGCGCGCCGCCGAACCGGGCCGCCATGATCGCCTGGTAGAGGCCGTAGTCGAAGGAGAGGGGCAGCACGGAGAGGATGCGGTCCTCCGGCGTGTTCTCGAGGTAGGTGGTGATCGATGTCGCGGCGGAGACCATGTTGCGGTGGGTCAGCATGACCCCCTTCGGGTTCCCCGTCGTGCCCGATGTGTAGATGAGTGCCGCCAAGTCGATGTCGATCGTGTTCAGGGGCGGCTGCGCGCCGGGTTGCCCGGCGAGGGTCTCCTCCCACGGCAGGGGCGCGGGCGCGTCGGCCGGCGGCGGCGGCAGGGCGGGGCCCGCCGCGAGAATCGCCTTCAGCGAACAAACGCCCTCGACGGCCCGGCCGACGGTCCGCCATTTCCCCGAATGGGTGATGAGGGCCGCGGCCCTACAGTTGTCGAGGATGTAGCGGATCTTCTCCCGCTTCGTCGTGGGGTTGATCACGAGGAAGACGGCGCCGGCCTTGAGGATCCCCCAGATCGAGACGACCGCCTCGGGGGAGTTGTCCATCAAAACGGCCACGCGGTCGCCCTCGGCGACGCCGCACGCGAGAAGGGCGTTCGCGAGCCGGTTCGCCGCGACGTCGATCTCCCGGTAGGAGAGGCGGCGCTGGCCCGCGACAAGGGCCTCCTTCCCGGGGTGCCGCGCGGCGCTCTCTTCCAGAAATTCCTGCAGAAGCATGGTCAGTCCGTACCCGTCCGTGGCCGTGGACGCCGCGTCATCGTTTGCGCTCGATGTATGCGGCGATCCGTTCGATCGAATCGAAATTCTCCGGGACGAGTTCCTCGTCCTTCACGTCGAAGCCGAATTCGTCCTCGACGAATCCGACGACCTCGAGGATG
This region includes:
- a CDS encoding alpha/beta hydrolase: MTQERHFFFRTDGTPLFATLHLPAGGAAGRTALVVCDSLFEEKYWCERVFANLGRAAAAAGAATLLFDYAGYGNSAGEPIDVDPASLVRDAADACRFARDLGASRIVFLGIRWGAAVASAAAGVAGADALVLVQPIRDWSPELMKALRANVAGQYAIFRKTVMTREQIIGELAAGGACEHGGYHMNNVEGYLFSHRFVEGAREMTLPATTGTDIPVTIVRIPEKAGAPVRDDGLADAIRAGGATCEEIVIPDDNAFWINNRIFTSRAPGFVEAIVSRLAGGGRGEAGAPATGDARPAGGGPKEQERADAPAVVAMAGDDLPGAADAVTIGGVREEAVVLDGGETGPVAGVMYRPDGAARETGVVFTHGGLIGMNGAFRFNTRAARRLAAAGFPCLCADTHGVGRSGSRLGNVEQRVLFRWICNGLFADDVVAAARLLRERSGARRIAAVGVCGGAITNLIAQSRSAEIDDSVLLSIPVMLPSLRYGEVRMSEGYARFYLGLYLRKIFNLRAWWRFLTFRSEYDKIFAALGGFLAGLSRRIGGSANRRPAPPPAKPAAKSGLSVTVPGAGEDMSFNDDFLRAYRAIVGRGGQIDFVFGEHDNFRWEFESEFLARMPGEIERGRGLVTIESIEHANHMYTLREWQDEIVRRCAARFSGGD
- a CDS encoding O-antigen ligase family protein, translating into MSNRVIIPALAAILALATILMLLASVKVALAAFGAMLVAVLVFFKPFWGLLAYLAMVYLRPQEFVPALQGMPIMLAISLLVLGVFILHTIIQRRPFTGFRLRQSVFMLVFFIIIPLSQLQRFYLFGAKEAFSSFLPVFILFFMIIALVGSFDQLRTVFTMLFVMTLMLAVNGIFQYYNGTDIAGQTPIEGNRIRWIGIFADPNDLGLALLTFTPFALVKMTRPAISAVWRLAWAPAFVVLVYALYLTNSRGTALGLIVVFVVFLVRRLGAWKGLLIGLLVAAAMFAAGPSRLADVSPEEASASGRIDAWATGLNLFFWRPILGIGYNSFTEYHHLTAHNSVVLCMAELGLAGLFVWLLMIFTSFDEMRSLLRRAPGTRYGVYAEAMLLSIAGFFAAAFFLSRTYNSVLYVVIAVSALLSRFASEEHGFTIAFLDRRTAIAVSALTVGLVGLVKVLVML
- a CDS encoding T9SS type A sorting domain-containing protein, which encodes MKRLHTALLVIGLLVSGSALAGAQEPLHYDVSWYPVSDPNVAEVLVYRSLTGTAGDWNEIAAVSPADSVYTDAVGLDYGTIYYYSFRTRDAIGTMSGFSGILTGLSLDEDSPAGVADYCVVDSVSIVDATTAVVHWSTAWPTTGRVKYWAMGSSAVSESDRDETLATTHATTLAGLEANRVYFVKALSHDAAAGGLVVSVAATFTSNDLPGQVHFLASGTGVTVPEGGTASFGLSLSAPPPGPVTVGIARVAGDADIDVETASRTVTFDGADWAVEKPIVLTADGDVDAEDGVAWIVVSCIAGASIPDLVVEAVENDQGTGGNPNGDLAAGHIAIYPIPFQPAAGLLNVANLPDAGILEIYDLAGRMVWDAAWSGNTFLEWDGRNNSAVDVASGRYFVLVKEDSGLVVDKRVILVVR
- a CDS encoding glycosyltransferase, producing the protein MKVLCVTNLFPDASRPGLAPFNRQQFLHLAASHELAVVSPVPWPHRLRFALAGRAPRPTAETAASMSVVYPTYWYAPKAMRRFYGRWYERAIAGPFRQIAASLRPDIVYATWAYPDCWAAARLAAGAGLPLVSRLHGTDVNQGLESRARRPFVLEAMRASSRIVAVSAALRQTLVEAGIDGSRIAVVMNGIDTALFRPRDRSGERRRLGLRFDARIVLYAGNFKAIKGVPVLVEAFARAAVPGAELHLVGDGPQERLLRGLARRAGIAGSVFFHGRAPHERVASFMGAADLFCLPSLAEGTPNVVLEALACGLPVVATDTGGTPEILAPENGILVPPGAAEALAGAIVDGLGRGWDRARIVSPAGSWEENARRISVLFAEAAAGEGRVE
- a CDS encoding flippase, which encodes MGARTFLDRWIGETLRRKAVRQLGLIYSSRMVTAVLRFLAGVVVMRTLGPGPFGQLTLAAVMMAIYGRLLELGLTTTMVRKLSYHLSGGEEERAFALFRRVYVLRFVFSGGFIAVGWFISPFIAEHFFHDAVLVLPLRLAAFGGFVYNVWVHAEGALRAIERFKALAISNAVTHVVRTGAILLLARAAVLGVENVLLINILQIFLGFVIAALILPRRFYTAPAGERYPLGEIFSYSRWLFLFSVLFMLFDRLDVLMLGFFRQAAEVGIYSVAFRLIMPLELLPETFNTVFLPKVSRFRRREEISRYFRDTLKVTGLVAAVCVLLILFAKPLILLVLGERFLPSVKLFQILVGAFILLTMINPINLVGHSLNRPQLFAIMAGINLLLNFVGNILFIPRYGALGAAVVTLFSRVLGGLIGLVILKHYLDRWEGALPNDAPPAAGEPPLGGDGSPPPAGEDDGPGEGGR
- the nadE gene encoding NAD(+) synthase translates to MAIDAGVLRIDAAATAGKIEAFIRDAVKNTFRRKGIVIGVSGGIDSAVAAALSVRALGAERVHGVILPERDSSPDSRRFALQVIESLGIEHSEFEITAALETFGVYEKRDAVVRRYFPDVADGYRFRLVLPQDLLERDRISAYRLEVDGGDGGIRSARLSRDDYLEMMAANDIKQRLRMTQLYYEAERRYFIVCGTTNRAETAQGFFVKFGDGGVDIEPLTDLYKSQVFEIGRHLGVPADVLARTPSPDTYSLPVSDKDFYFCLSYDQVDLLLYAMEHGHTVEEAAAALGLEAGQAARAWKDLERKREATKHLRSLPPVPDLGI